In Chitinophaga nivalis, a single genomic region encodes these proteins:
- the aceA gene encoding isocitrate lyase, which produces MTTPQKAVELQKEWAENPRWKGIRRPYTAAEVWKLRGKVEIEYSIARQGAQKLWHYLQTQSSTTALGALTGNQAIQEVAAGLQAIYLSGWQVAADANLAGQMYPDQSLYPANAVPEVVKRINNALLRCEQIDAVAGDNSKDWMAPIVADAEAGFGGNLNAFELMKAMIEAGAAGVHFEDQLSSAKKCGHLGGKVLVPTREAIDKLVAARLAADVMNVPTLLIARTDAEAANLLTSDIDERDRAFVTGQRTPEGFYHVRNGLEQCISRGLSYAPYADLLWMETSRPDLSVARAFAQAIHEQYPGKLLAYNCSPSFNWKKHLTEQEMAGFREELAALGYRFQFITLAGFHALNTAMFELAMAYKANGMAGFSALQEREFALQEHGFRAVKHQSFVGTGYFDAVQNTIQQGNSSTTAMKDSTEIAQFV; this is translated from the coding sequence ATGACGACTCCGCAAAAAGCAGTGGAACTGCAAAAAGAATGGGCGGAAAATCCCCGCTGGAAAGGTATACGTCGCCCTTATACGGCCGCAGAAGTCTGGAAGCTGAGAGGAAAAGTGGAGATAGAATACAGCATTGCCCGGCAAGGAGCGCAGAAACTGTGGCATTACCTGCAAACACAGTCCAGCACCACCGCACTGGGTGCATTAACCGGTAATCAGGCCATACAGGAAGTAGCAGCGGGCCTCCAGGCGATTTACCTGAGTGGCTGGCAGGTGGCAGCAGACGCGAATCTGGCCGGACAAATGTACCCGGATCAATCCCTCTATCCGGCCAATGCCGTGCCGGAGGTAGTGAAACGAATCAATAATGCCTTATTGCGTTGTGAACAGATAGACGCCGTTGCCGGCGATAACAGCAAAGACTGGATGGCGCCCATTGTAGCGGATGCAGAAGCCGGATTTGGCGGCAACCTGAATGCCTTTGAACTGATGAAAGCGATGATTGAGGCAGGAGCTGCCGGCGTACATTTTGAAGACCAGCTGTCGTCTGCAAAAAAATGCGGCCACCTCGGCGGCAAGGTACTGGTACCTACGAGAGAGGCTATCGATAAACTGGTGGCAGCCCGGCTGGCGGCAGATGTGATGAACGTGCCTACGTTGCTGATAGCCCGTACCGATGCGGAAGCAGCCAACCTGCTCACTTCTGATATAGATGAACGCGACCGGGCTTTTGTGACGGGGCAACGTACTCCCGAAGGTTTCTACCACGTACGCAATGGATTGGAACAATGCATCAGCAGGGGACTGTCTTACGCACCCTATGCAGATCTGCTGTGGATGGAAACTTCCCGGCCCGATCTCAGCGTGGCCCGCGCTTTTGCACAGGCGATTCATGAACAATATCCCGGCAAGCTGCTGGCGTACAACTGCTCGCCCTCTTTCAACTGGAAAAAACACCTCACAGAACAGGAGATGGCCGGCTTCCGGGAAGAACTGGCGGCACTGGGTTATCGCTTCCAGTTTATTACCCTGGCAGGCTTCCACGCCTTGAATACGGCGATGTTTGAACTGGCCATGGCGTATAAAGCCAATGGTATGGCCGGTTTCTCCGCTTTGCAGGAAAGAGAATTTGCCTTGCAGGAGCATGGCTTCAGAGCCGTGAAACACCAAAGCTTTGTCGGCACCGGTTATTTTGATGCGGTACAGAATACCATACAACAAGGCAATAGTTCTACTACGGCGATGAAAGACAGTACAGAGATCGCCCAGTTTGTATAA
- a CDS encoding dihydroxyacetone kinase subunit DhaK has protein sequence MKSFINKTDQIVNEAIDGLLTNPLLAKLDRFPEVRVVVRKDRDPSKVAIISGGGSGHEPAHAGFVGAGMLTAAVCGDIFASPSVDAVLSAILATTGPAGCLLIIKNYTGDRLNFGLAAEQARTLGLQVRTVTVDDDIALGTAVKRRGLAGTLFVHKIAGQLAEAGYALDDIATIAQQVIDQTISIGLSLTECQHLGHPPTTRLKEDQVELGLGIHGEPGIEVIPYAAADQLMDIAVNKLAAYLPDTNGRYAMIFNNMGSVSPIEMSLLVNSFRKTALAAKVDYIVGPAALMSSINMSGFSISLLLLTPAIEQALLAPAAPAAWQLHPFKAPATVASPELPSTLLHAPSANSRTAALIATTAGLLVEIEAAINSLDAKVGDGDAGSTFALAGKRLLAVQDQLPLNETGDLLLTIGRILAREAGGSSGVLLSILFTAAGNAYTQQPDLGAALLAGLQKVKDYGGAKKGNRTMIDALEPAFEALASGATLSVAAQAARAGADSTKDIVQTTSGRSSYLSEEVLRNIPDPGAEVIARVFEKIATL, from the coding sequence ATGAAGAGCTTTATCAATAAAACAGACCAGATCGTCAATGAAGCCATAGACGGGCTGTTAACCAATCCGCTGTTAGCGAAGCTGGATCGTTTTCCCGAAGTAAGAGTGGTGGTGCGTAAAGACCGAGACCCATCGAAAGTTGCGATTATATCCGGTGGCGGTTCCGGACATGAACCGGCCCATGCCGGCTTTGTAGGAGCTGGTATGCTGACGGCAGCGGTATGCGGCGACATCTTTGCCTCGCCCAGTGTGGATGCGGTATTGTCGGCCATATTAGCCACCACTGGTCCCGCGGGCTGCTTACTCATTATAAAAAACTATACCGGCGACCGGCTCAACTTTGGCCTCGCCGCCGAACAGGCACGCACCCTGGGCCTCCAGGTAAGAACCGTGACCGTAGATGATGATATTGCACTGGGTACTGCCGTGAAAAGACGCGGCCTGGCAGGCACCCTGTTTGTACATAAAATTGCCGGGCAGCTGGCCGAAGCAGGATATGCGCTGGACGACATCGCCACCATCGCCCAACAGGTGATTGACCAGACCATCTCCATCGGGCTTTCGCTCACAGAATGCCAGCACCTGGGCCATCCGCCCACTACCCGGCTAAAAGAAGATCAGGTAGAACTGGGCCTGGGTATTCATGGGGAGCCTGGCATTGAAGTCATTCCTTATGCTGCGGCCGATCAACTGATGGATATTGCGGTGAACAAACTGGCGGCTTATCTACCGGATACCAATGGCAGATACGCCATGATCTTTAACAATATGGGAAGCGTGAGCCCCATAGAAATGAGTCTGCTCGTCAACTCCTTCCGCAAAACCGCGCTGGCAGCGAAAGTAGACTATATTGTAGGCCCTGCCGCCCTGATGTCGTCGATCAACATGAGTGGCTTCTCTATTTCCTTGTTGCTGCTCACACCCGCTATAGAACAGGCTTTGCTGGCGCCGGCTGCTCCTGCAGCGTGGCAGTTGCATCCTTTTAAAGCACCTGCTACAGTAGCCAGTCCGGAACTTCCTTCTACCTTACTGCATGCACCTTCGGCCAACAGCCGCACAGCAGCGCTGATCGCCACTACTGCCGGATTGCTGGTAGAGATAGAAGCCGCCATTAACAGCCTGGATGCGAAAGTGGGCGACGGAGATGCCGGATCTACCTTTGCGCTGGCAGGTAAACGGCTGCTGGCCGTACAGGACCAGCTGCCCCTGAATGAAACCGGCGATCTGTTACTGACCATCGGTCGTATCCTGGCGCGGGAAGCAGGTGGTTCCAGCGGTGTGTTGCTGTCTATTTTATTCACCGCTGCCGGTAACGCCTATACGCAGCAGCCGGATCTGGGTGCTGCCTTACTGGCCGGCTTACAAAAAGTAAAAGATTATGGTGGTGCGAAGAAAGGTAACCGCACCATGATAGATGCACTGGAACCGGCTTTTGAAGCACTGGCGTCGGGCGCTACCCTCAGCGTAGCCGCACAGGCCGCGCGGGCGGGTGCAGACAGCACAAAAGATATTGTGCAAACAACTTCCGGTCGTTCCTCCTATCTTTCCGAAGAAGTGTTAAGAAATATTCCTGATCCGGGTGCAGAAGTGATAGCCCGGGTATTTGAAAAAATAGCTACGCTGTAA
- a CDS encoding AAA family ATPase → MRSQKGLIELLLNREKITHPREYPFNIPALKKFTALKFHPKVTYLTGENGMGKSTLIEAIAIACGFNPEGGSINFNFATRESHSVLHQYIRIAKGAIRPKDGFFLRSESFFNVATNLDQLGGPLINRYGGVSLHEQSHGEAFWSLFMHRFSGNGLYILDEPEAALSPTRQMAMLTRMHELIQQDSQFIIATHSPIVMAYPDAVIYELTENGIRKSDYTDTDNYKIFHQFLHNHTHMLKILLE, encoded by the coding sequence ATGCGCTCACAAAAAGGACTGATTGAATTACTGCTGAACCGGGAGAAAATCACACATCCCCGGGAATATCCTTTTAATATTCCCGCATTGAAAAAATTCACTGCCTTAAAATTCCATCCCAAAGTCACCTATCTCACCGGAGAAAACGGGATGGGAAAATCTACCCTGATAGAAGCAATTGCCATTGCCTGTGGCTTTAATCCTGAAGGCGGGTCTATCAACTTTAATTTTGCCACCCGGGAATCGCATTCCGTGCTCCATCAGTATATCCGGATCGCCAAAGGCGCGATACGGCCCAAAGACGGGTTTTTCCTGCGGAGTGAAAGTTTTTTCAATGTAGCCACCAATCTCGATCAGCTGGGCGGACCGCTAATCAACCGGTATGGCGGGGTTTCACTCCATGAACAGTCACATGGCGAAGCGTTCTGGTCGTTGTTTATGCACCGGTTTTCCGGCAATGGTTTATATATCCTGGACGAGCCGGAAGCCGCCCTTTCTCCTACCCGGCAAATGGCCATGCTCACCCGGATGCACGAACTGATCCAACAGGATTCCCAGTTTATTATTGCCACCCACTCTCCTATTGTGATGGCTTATCCGGATGCAGTAATTTATGAACTAACGGAGAATGGCATACGAAAATCTGATTATACCGATACAGACAACTATAAAATCTTCCATCAGTTTCTGCATAATCATACCCATATGCTGAAAATATTACTGGAATAA
- a CDS encoding aminoacyl-histidine dipeptidase translates to MELKDLSPQILWKHFAALNAVPRASKKEERVIAFMLDFGKSLGLETRQDAIGNVVIKKPATPGMENRQTVILQSHLDMVHQKNGDTVFDFDTQGIDMYVDGEWVKARGTTLGADNGIGVAAIMSVLASTDLVHPALEAMFTIDEETGMTGAKQLDPANFTGTVLLNLDTEEEDELTIGCAGGIDTNTTGHYQEVPVAAGAVAFDISIKGLVGGHSGMDIHRGRANANKLMNRLLYKATQSVDLQLAQLDGGSLRNAIPRESKALVVVPEKEKAAFEAFFAAYTATVKDEYKAIEANLTLTIAPAALPAKVMDPAYLKQVLRAIYAAPNGVFRMSPDIANLVEASSNLAKVTIKDGVFITQSLQRSSVESSKEDVAFAVGAAFESIGCEVARSGDYPGWQPRADAAILQLMLRLYNDHFTHEPHVGACHAGLECGILGGHLGKLDMISFGPTIRGAHSPDERVLITSVDKFYGYLLHILREIPVK, encoded by the coding sequence ATGGAACTGAAAGATTTATCCCCGCAAATTTTATGGAAGCATTTTGCCGCCTTAAATGCAGTACCCCGGGCTTCTAAAAAGGAAGAAAGGGTGATTGCGTTTATGCTTGATTTTGGCAAAAGCCTGGGGCTGGAAACGCGCCAGGACGCTATCGGAAATGTGGTGATTAAAAAACCGGCCACGCCGGGAATGGAAAACCGCCAGACCGTGATATTACAGTCACACCTGGATATGGTACACCAGAAAAACGGAGATACGGTATTTGACTTTGATACGCAGGGGATAGACATGTATGTGGATGGGGAGTGGGTGAAAGCCCGGGGTACTACCCTCGGCGCGGATAACGGTATCGGCGTGGCAGCGATCATGTCTGTACTGGCGTCCACCGACCTGGTACATCCGGCCCTGGAAGCCATGTTTACCATTGATGAGGAAACCGGAATGACGGGCGCCAAACAACTGGACCCGGCGAATTTTACCGGTACCGTGTTGCTGAACCTGGATACGGAAGAAGAAGATGAGCTGACTATTGGCTGTGCGGGCGGTATTGATACCAATACTACCGGTCACTATCAGGAAGTACCCGTAGCAGCGGGTGCTGTTGCCTTTGACATCAGTATCAAAGGTTTGGTCGGTGGCCACTCTGGTATGGATATACACCGCGGCCGGGCTAACGCCAATAAATTGATGAACCGCCTGTTGTACAAGGCAACACAATCGGTAGACCTGCAGCTGGCGCAACTGGATGGCGGTAGTTTGCGGAATGCCATTCCGCGCGAGTCGAAGGCGCTGGTGGTAGTACCGGAAAAGGAAAAGGCAGCATTTGAAGCGTTCTTTGCAGCCTATACGGCTACTGTAAAAGACGAATACAAAGCCATCGAGGCGAATCTCACCCTGACCATAGCACCAGCGGCCTTGCCGGCAAAAGTGATGGACCCTGCCTACTTAAAACAGGTGTTGCGGGCCATCTATGCGGCGCCCAACGGCGTATTCCGGATGAGTCCTGATATTGCCAACCTGGTGGAAGCTTCTTCCAACCTGGCGAAGGTGACCATCAAAGACGGCGTGTTTATTACGCAGTCATTGCAACGCAGCAGCGTAGAAAGTTCCAAAGAAGATGTGGCCTTTGCCGTAGGTGCTGCCTTTGAAAGCATTGGTTGTGAGGTAGCCCGCAGCGGTGATTATCCTGGCTGGCAGCCCCGGGCAGATGCAGCGATTCTGCAGCTGATGTTGCGGCTGTACAACGATCATTTCACCCATGAACCGCACGTAGGCGCTTGTCATGCGGGACTGGAATGTGGTATCCTGGGTGGGCATTTAGGTAAACTGGATATGATTTCTTTCGGTCCTACCATCCGCGGGGCGCATTCTCCCGATGAACGGGTATTGATTACCTCTGTAGATAAATTCTATGGTTATCTGTTACATATTCTCCGGGAAATTCCGGTGAAGTAA
- a CDS encoding GNAT family N-acetyltransferase, with product MMNDRIQTNRLILQPLALQDAPFIFELLNTAEWKQFIGDRHIYHLQDATDYIAKILRNPDMEYQVARLRETEAPIGVVTFIKRTYLSHHDIGFAFLPAYAGKGFAYEAASTFLDGLKKKAPDSYILATTIPENARSIRLLEKLGLQFREEIQLADEKLLLYSKTL from the coding sequence ATGATGAACGACAGGATACAAACGAACAGATTAATTTTACAACCATTAGCACTTCAGGATGCACCTTTTATTTTTGAACTGCTCAATACGGCTGAATGGAAACAATTCATCGGCGACAGACATATTTATCACCTGCAGGATGCTACTGATTACATTGCCAAAATTCTCCGCAACCCGGATATGGAATACCAGGTGGCCCGGCTGCGGGAAACCGAAGCGCCCATTGGCGTAGTGACTTTTATCAAACGCACCTATCTTTCCCATCATGATATCGGCTTTGCTTTTCTACCGGCCTATGCAGGAAAAGGATTTGCCTACGAAGCAGCATCCACCTTCCTGGACGGACTAAAAAAGAAGGCGCCGGATAGCTATATACTGGCTACCACCATACCGGAAAACGCCCGCTCGATCCGCTTGCTGGAAAAACTGGGATTACAATTCCGGGAAGAAATACAGCTGGCAGACGAAAAACTGCTGCTGTACAGTAAAACATTATAA
- a CDS encoding DinB family protein: MKQTAWFNRKFPLIEDNGVFPSILERLAGTAARVEEIVRQLPPAILTRKRDEKWTIQEEIGHLSDMEPLWTGRFDDFINGATELTVADLTNRKTHEANHNATAITVLLQQFREQRAAMVSKLRGLEEVQLEKTALHPRLKTPMRVIDLAYFVAEHDDHHLAAIRVRMT; the protein is encoded by the coding sequence ATGAAACAAACAGCATGGTTTAACAGGAAGTTTCCGTTAATAGAAGATAATGGTGTTTTCCCTTCTATACTGGAACGTTTGGCAGGAACAGCAGCAAGAGTGGAAGAAATAGTCCGGCAGTTACCGCCGGCAATACTCACCCGAAAGCGGGATGAAAAGTGGACAATACAGGAAGAAATTGGTCATCTGTCGGATATGGAACCTTTATGGACCGGCCGTTTTGATGACTTTATCAACGGGGCCACAGAGCTGACAGTGGCTGATCTGACAAACCGCAAAACCCACGAGGCCAATCATAATGCGACGGCCATCACTGTTTTGTTACAACAATTCCGGGAGCAAAGAGCTGCGATGGTCAGCAAACTACGCGGACTGGAGGAGGTACAGCTGGAAAAAACGGCGCTGCATCCCCGCCTGAAAACACCCATGCGGGTGATAGACCTGGCTTATTTTGTGGCGGAACACGACGATCACCACCTGGCCGCTATTCGTGTCCGGATGACATGA
- a CDS encoding AMP-dependent synthetase/ligase has product MSSYQKKRLFDAVACQLAQFPKTDMLAAKINGSWKTYSTAEVADIVNRFSAGLLELGVGGNDFTAEGADKIAIISNNRPEWIFTDLAVQQTGAVLVPVYPTTNPAELQFILQDAAVKYMFVSSKDLLDKILSIREGVPTLREIYTFDEIPGVPHWSSIGEKATPALLEQVATIKDSIDPHHLATIIYTSGTTGTPKGVMLTHQNIVSNVFLSKESFPFNDSPASKVLSFLPLNHIFEKCVSYIYLFSGIGIYYAESIDTISANLKEVQPDGFTTVPRLLEKVFEKIMATGNNLTGIKRRLFFWAVALATKYDNNVSGGFWYDFQLSLANKLIFSKWREALGNNISYIVTGGAACQEKLLRIFNAARIPVYEGYGPTENSPVICVNRREPGGVKFGTVGPPINGLEVRLEEDGEICVKGPSVMKGYYKRPDLTAETVIDGWLHTGDIGVWVDNKYLKITDRKKELFKTSGGKYVAPQPIENKFKESPFIEQIMVVGAGQKFTGALIVPAFAYLRYWMNRQNIPFTTNEEAVSNPKVLETFAQVVESYNSYFNHVEQIKKFELLPEEWSITGGEMTPKLSLKRKVILEKYKDVIAKIYS; this is encoded by the coding sequence ATGAGTAGTTATCAGAAGAAAAGGCTTTTTGATGCAGTCGCCTGTCAGTTAGCGCAGTTTCCCAAAACAGATATGCTTGCGGCTAAAATAAACGGGTCGTGGAAGACCTACAGCACCGCCGAAGTAGCAGATATCGTTAACCGTTTTAGTGCGGGACTGTTGGAGCTGGGAGTGGGAGGTAATGATTTTACCGCAGAAGGAGCAGATAAAATTGCGATCATCAGTAATAACCGGCCGGAATGGATCTTTACAGATCTGGCAGTACAACAGACCGGCGCCGTACTGGTACCGGTATATCCTACTACCAATCCGGCAGAACTGCAGTTTATCCTGCAGGATGCAGCGGTAAAATATATGTTTGTCAGCAGTAAGGATTTGCTGGATAAAATACTGAGTATCCGGGAAGGCGTACCTACGTTACGGGAGATCTATACCTTTGATGAAATTCCAGGTGTGCCGCATTGGTCGTCTATCGGCGAAAAAGCCACGCCCGCTTTGCTGGAGCAGGTAGCCACTATCAAAGACAGCATTGATCCGCATCATCTTGCCACCATTATTTACACTTCCGGTACAACGGGTACACCGAAAGGGGTGATGCTGACCCATCAGAATATTGTTTCCAATGTATTTTTATCCAAGGAAAGTTTTCCTTTCAACGATTCACCTGCTTCCAAGGTGTTGAGTTTTTTACCGCTCAATCACATCTTTGAAAAATGTGTGAGCTATATCTACCTGTTTAGTGGCATTGGTATTTATTATGCAGAAAGTATAGACACCATCAGTGCCAACCTCAAAGAGGTACAGCCGGATGGCTTTACAACGGTGCCACGGTTGCTGGAAAAGGTATTTGAAAAAATTATGGCGACCGGTAATAACCTGACCGGTATCAAACGGCGGCTCTTCTTTTGGGCTGTGGCGCTGGCAACAAAATATGATAATAACGTAAGCGGTGGCTTCTGGTACGACTTTCAGCTGTCGCTGGCCAATAAACTGATATTCAGTAAATGGCGGGAAGCCCTGGGGAATAACATTAGTTACATTGTTACCGGCGGAGCGGCCTGCCAGGAAAAGCTATTACGCATTTTCAATGCAGCCCGTATACCGGTGTATGAAGGCTATGGCCCTACGGAAAACAGCCCGGTTATTTGTGTGAACCGCCGCGAACCAGGCGGCGTAAAATTTGGTACGGTAGGCCCGCCGATCAATGGCCTGGAAGTAAGGTTGGAAGAAGACGGAGAGATTTGTGTAAAAGGTCCTTCGGTGATGAAAGGGTACTATAAACGCCCCGACCTGACCGCAGAAACCGTGATCGATGGCTGGTTGCATACAGGCGATATCGGGGTGTGGGTAGATAACAAATACCTGAAAATAACCGATCGTAAAAAAGAACTGTTTAAAACCAGTGGAGGGAAATATGTGGCGCCGCAACCGATCGAAAATAAATTCAAGGAAAGCCCTTTCATTGAACAGATCATGGTAGTAGGAGCCGGACAGAAATTCACCGGGGCATTGATTGTACCGGCTTTCGCCTATCTCCGCTACTGGATGAACCGGCAGAATATTCCTTTTACCACCAATGAAGAAGCGGTATCGAATCCCAAGGTACTGGAAACCTTTGCCCAGGTGGTAGAAAGCTACAACAGCTATTTTAACCATGTAGAACAGATCAAGAAGTTTGAGCTGTTACCGGAAGAATGGAGCATCACCGGCGGAGAAATGACGCCGAAGCTGAGTCTGAAACGGAAAGTGATATTGGAAAAATACAAAGACGTTATCGCAAAAATATATAGCTAA